ACTCTGCAGGAATGGCAGGGATGGGGCACTGTATCGCCAGTTCCAGCAAAAGTTTTGGAAATTGTCGAGGATTTGAAGGTCTTGCAGAGAAATATTGATACCCAGATGACTTTTGGTGGCAATGGTGGTAAACTTCAGGTAATTTAGTTAAAAGAGTTCTGTTTGGTTAATgggaaaatgaaaagaaagtgACTTGAATGTATGCTTGATTAGCATTAGAAGTTCTTTTGCACTTAAATGTATTGAGGTGTAAAGTGTAGAAGCTAAATTTGGAGTAAAATTAGTTTACCTTTCCtcgataagaaaataaaaatgtattagGAAATAtgattttctcttctttttttttgacCTTTTTCTCATTAGTTGTACGGAAATTAGATGGTAGAGATTGATGTTTCCCTAGGAAGTTGTATTCTTTTAGATTATAAACGTTTACAAGTTCagttctttttgttttttaagaaTCTTGGAGAAATACTGTGGGTGTATTGAAATGTCTTTCTTTTGCCTCCATATTCTCGTTAATTGACCTTCTCAAGAGGCAAATGCGAAGGTACTAAATCAGTagtcttaatttatttatggaCGTGCCAAATGGTCTAAATCATCGTAAAAAAGAAACTATGAAATGGACGAAAATAAAGTTGAATATAGCACTCTAATTTTTGGCCAAAGGGAATTCTAGTTCATCTATAAGGAATAAATGGATCCACAGAAAAGATCCAAGTACCTCAAATCAGATTAGATTTATTTGATACACTGTTGTCaatattaattgaataaattgaggaaaaaaaatacacaattccaaaaacaaaagaacGACGTTCTGAATGCTTTAATGGGCGAACAGCCCAACCCTTGGAACATACTACAGCCCCAGGTGGCGAAGAGCCAACATCGAGGTGCCAAACCTTCCTGTCGATGTGAGCTCTTGGGGAAAGATCAGCCTGGCATAACATCTACGATTGGATTCAAAAAGGCGCAGGCTTCAAGCAATTTTGTATAACAGAATTCCTTTAACAGAAATTTACTCACTGCTTCTCTCTGTCTTCTGTTTGTATCAGGGGGAATTTAAACTTCATGAGGACAAGAAACACAGAGCAACATATGAGGCTTTAGGTGATTCTGAAGAAAAGCTCCAATTCTTTTCAGCTAGACAAATAGCTTGTCGTGTACTTGGAAGTAGAGGTTATCTTTGCCAGAAGGTATATGATTGCTTTCAATGGTACAGTAGTGTGAAGGACTTCATCCTTTTCCTTCATTACTTTGTTTTTTTGTAAGGTCCTTTGCTGTTGTCTTTCTTCCATTTCACTTGTCGTTTTAAGGTTTCAGATATGATAGGGTTTTATTTTTGGTTCTGCTCTAAAGCAAAGCTTAGGTAGTACTTGAGGAAGTATGGCTAAGTAGTTCAGAAAGAGTAGAGTAATCGTTTTTATGATTTGTTGTGGTTCTATTAATCTGCAGTGCTGGCTTCCTCTAGAAGAAGATTGCATGTGTTCAAAAGTCAAGCACTCCTCTCTTTGGCCTGGTCTACGATTTTGGTTGTATATGCATCCAAAGGTTAGATTTCTCATGTCACTCCTTAGTTCTCCTAAGCTCCAATTGATATGTTCTCCTTTTTGTGATCAACATTTTCCCATCAACCTTTTGCAGGATTTTTTACGCCAAAACAACACTGGGAAGTTGTTATGGCAAGTATTTGGAGTCCAATCAGCAATGTTATGCCTATTTGGCATTCCTGAACACGAGGAAGTCATGTGGAATGCATTCAAGCATGCAGGTCCCGTTTCATCCATATGCATGTCATATGGTTGAGGATTCAATACACATTCTGTGTCTGAAATTTGCATTTCCTACTATATGAGAATTTTTATTGGCTTACATTGAATTATGAGGCATCTTCCTTTTAAgattttcttcaaattcaCAGCCAATATACCTTGCAAGACAGTTcaaatcattttaatattgcaaGTACAAGCACACACATATCCCCATGTCCAGGTTTTTGGGTATTCTCATGTGTGTCAATGCTGAACGACGGCACTGTTCCTGTCCATTGATAATAGCTTTCCTTGTTGCTCCCAAAACATGGCACATTTTAGAGCCACTGGTTCCTTCTTTACCGAATAATTTATGAGATTATTAACAATCTAATTTTATGCACATGTAGTCAGAAATAAATGACTttgatttatttccttttagcACATAATCACTTAAAAAGTTAAGTCTGTAACAATGTGGTGAAACTGCAATTTTGGCATTTACTTCTTGGCCAAGAAGGCAGAGCTAAGTAAACCCTTACTTTGTAAGCACCGAGATTGCTATTCTTGTATTCCTTAACCTCAATTTGATCCTGGGAGGCAATCTTTTTTGATTCTGTTGTATGCCATTGCAGGAAAAGACAAGGTTTGGTGCCTTTATCCTAACAAGAATGCCATTACAAAGTCCGTTCAAGATGCCTTTGGTCAGAGATTTTCTTCTGATATAGAGTGCTCTCCTACTGTGGTACTCTTTTACGATGGCAATATTAcatctttgtttttctttatgtttttcttgcaacttttgtatttattttgaaatgcTTATATCACTATGCATCTCTTAATTTGTTTAGTTGATTTTCATGTGGTCCAGTATATATGGGAAGCAGCAGTAATGTGCAAGAACCTGTGCTATTTCTATCACATCAATTACCGAGTTCtgataaaaacataaaatttaggaaCTTATTTAAgcatacaaataaaatttatactttGGGATGTGCTTTCTCCTTTCTCTGTTTCAAATATCATTTTACTTTCAGTTCAACTAGGTGGTAATTGTCATGTTGATTCTACTGCACAGGCAAATGAACACAAAACTctgaattttgttttgattgaCGGCACATGGAGTAACTCTGCTGCAATGTTTAGGCGGTTAAAGGTAATACCATAAAGTATCTTATTTAATTCATTCTTATTCTTGCGTCAGTGACTTGAATTTCCAGATTATGCGGTCCATATCTTCTCTAGTTTTTATATAGAAAGGTCTATCTGCTATTAGtaacatcaaaataaaaatcttttccATTAGGTGTTTTGAGACTGTAGTGCAGGCTTATGTGTATTACATGTGCAGGAGCAAACAAAGTCGGTATGGGGAGAGGAGGATCTTCCTTGCATTTCCCTGGCCACTGGTGCATCTATGATGCACAAACTTCGGTGAGATTTATGACGTAGTTAAATCCTCCCAGAAGCAGCTTGTATTCTATACCATATGTATTAACAATTCTACTTCTCACTTATTGTTCCATTTTTTGGTTAAAGCCCtttactcatattaaactTACTAGTAACCACCAGTGGTGTTTTGGGACAGACCTCAGCCATCATATGATCGCACCTGTACAGCAGGAGCAGCCATTGGCCTCCTCTCTGAGCTGCAAGATCTTCCAGAGTTAAGCTCCTATGGATTGGATAAACAGGCTGAAGCATTAGAGGATTCCTTAGATGTTCTATTGGAAGCACTAACAACTCGACGACTTAGGATGGGCAGATCAATAACTCGTAAAGTGAGACAACAACAATATCCATCAAGGGCCTGCCAGCTATAATAATATCCTTGGACAGTGAGACTTAGGTGTTCTTACTACAGAGGTTTGTTATATGgaaatctttttcatttagCTGCGGATCAATCTATAGTTACTTTCTACAGCATCTGTTTCAGTAACTGGTTCTTTGTTGACTGGTTTACGGGAACGTCTAAGTGGCAAGGAAAACGTGCAAATGCAGTGTAAGCAGATTGAAACATGAGAATGaaatatagtaataaaattaaggtTGTTTTTGGTCCTTTTTCTATCccttttttactttcttccATAGTAGCTTAAGCATTTcttcaattatatattaccTTTAACGATGGACATTAATATGCATCTCTTGTTTAATTATAGGTTATCATATTTCGCTTGTCATGAGGTTATCCTAACCATGATTATTGTCAGCAATCAAGTCAGCAATGAAGCAATTTATGGTGACTTGTTGTGCTAAGGTGCATCACATATTGGTTCTCTTGATATGTATTTTCTTGTATGTTCATCTTAAATTGCTCCTGCTGATTTTACAAATAATCGTTTGGGGTAGAAAACAAAGACGCATTCGGGTGTGCGACTGCTGACAGTATATTCAAAAAATCAAAGAGAACAACACTCTTTGTTTCCAGCTAAAAGAATTCATTAAGTTGCGAAATTCTTATGTGGACTTGGTTCCCTCTATCATCCCtggataaaattaattgtatgataataataataataatatcaagttttttaattatggatGGATTATGATAGTTATATATTAACCAATGTAATTATGTcccttaataaaaaattaaatatgtcattATATGCGTATAATGATATGGTtgacatttttttcttcttaaaattCTCTTAAATTGAATACGTTTATCATCTCTGAGATTCCAATGCAAAAATGCTTAGATCTTCTCTTTCAATGTTGAAAGTTGATTGAGTTTGTTAAATGCAAAACATAAATCTGTCCATTTAAGTGAACTTGGTCAAGAAATTGTTATCTCCTAATTAAAATGGTcacaatatattttagaagaaaatattcttttgaatatcgcaaatataaaagttaataatgtctctaaattaaaattaatgcgaagaattgtttttctttttatatctcTTCTCTTATCTTTTTCAATTCGATTGACTGAAACTCAAAGAGATAATGCATTTTTTATTAGGGTTTTTATATCTCTTCTCTCAACCCATTATATATGGTGATTATGGGAGAGGTTTTTATTGCATCAGTTGAGTATAAAAACCTTTGAAGTTATGATAAAGTTATAATATGAATTATTGCTTTATTGTTGtcatcaaaaaagaaaaaagtatcCCGGACTTGACTTTGAATTCTTGATTAATTTAGCATAAACTTTCAATAGCTTTGTATTTGTTAATCTCAATACTAGAAGATGTTGCAAATTTGTTGCATCTGTAATGAAAAGCTTATGCATGATTTAGGGTAAGTACCACATTTCATTTTGGATGTTACATATCAACTCAAGATATATTTATGCTagcaatttcaaaattaaaattaaaataggtAATACCTCctatatatgataattaacAAACATTATTCCTTGTGCATATAAGACTGAATTTTGTTGCTCTTTCGAATCATAACTCATGACATAATTCTAGTTTAGATTCCAATTCATCAAATATTGGCATTCCTTATcatcaatataatataagtCACTAGgcataaatatttcttaatactatagttatagtaattttatttttttgaattattacaATTGGTGGGAAAAGTAAAACTCAAGATCCATTTCGGCACCCTTAAAAGGTAAATTACATAATTGAAAATTGATTAAGTTTTCTTGACTTTTACATCATTGAATGCATCAATTTCGATTCATTAAGTTTTGCATACAAAAGGTTCATTTGTtggattattatttgttagAATGATAAATGTTGTATCTCCTAAGCCAAAATTTATGCAAATCTTTTCTCTTCTCCGcttgtctttttatttatctctttgTATTgactaaaattagaaaaaaaaaagacatccatttttGGGTAGAAGCAAAGGGTTCTGATCTTAGTggcagaaagaaaaaacaggaACCTCATTGCTCCTCTTTCAGATGCATTGGAAATCAAATTACATGTCCTAAAGAGGAAGAGGAGAGAATTCTTTCTCCTttcctatttaatttttaagaaaaatatggcATGCAATTATAGTTCATGGTTTtatctcattttcttcttcctcgtAACTGAACTTGCCACCTCTTCCTCTGTCATTTCCTGTAAGAATCCTTTTTCccactttatttatttaattaatttatttttcccttttcctGATTAcaattttcatattcataatgaTTAAAATGATACAGATGATGCACTTAGTGCTCATGAACATTCTGGCCGTACCCTTCTCCAGGTCAAGAAAGGTaacatctttttcttcttctcttttcttcttattgttttcttcttctttttttttttttttttttttttttctcttcttcttcttgtactaatagtttaataattatatattaaaagaactGTAAAGAACATTGTTCTCTGTCCAAACCTTCACCTTTTCATAGAGTGAATTGATAATTGCTTTTTAATTGGTTATAGTATAAATGAAAGAATGccattaatttttctttttttggttaaagaaaaaatataaaatccatTTTAATAACTTTGGCTTTGAattcttcatatctttatatttgtgaatgaaAATATGTTGttgtctttctcttttctgatcaataattcttttttttttttttttctttttttttttgtgaatgAAAATAAGAGTGATAAATAGCACATTGATTTTCCTTCATATGCTAATGGCATTCTTTTTACATATGCAGAATGCAATATAAGTTTTGAGAATTTGGATTATAGTGTCCTGACAAAGAACTGTAAAGGACCTCAGTATCCTGTCAAGCCATGTTGTGGGGCATTGACAGAATTTGCTTGCCCTTATGCAGAAACCCTAAATGACAGAACAAATAACTGTGCTGAAACCATGTTCAGCTACATAAATCTCTATGGTAAATACCCTCCTGGCTTATTTGCCAACGAATGCAGAGGTGATAAAGATGGTCTTAGCTGTGATGATGTGAAAAATTCTACCTCTAGCGGTGTTCAAATTGGTGCTTCTCAATCATTGATGCTCACTGCTGGATTTATAGGATTGTATTTCCAGTTGTTTTAGATTATGAAGCTTGGATCATTATCACTtcatgattttaaaaattgatacaTCTTTCCATCGCTACAATATTGCTCTAATAggttcctttttcttttcttaaactGATGCTCTATTACATTGTATTCTTTCAAATTATACTTTCCTCAACCTCTACTTCTAGTTCTATTTGCATAATTGTTCAAAGATATTTGCTCGAGCTCCGATGAAAGTTTGCCTTTAAAACCACCAAGCTCCGGTGGCTAGAGCTTTTAGGTCTTAGACAAGTTTCGAATTCAAGTTATagacctt
The sequence above is drawn from the Ricinus communis isolate WT05 ecotype wild-type chromosome 7, ASM1957865v1, whole genome shotgun sequence genome and encodes:
- the LOC8262071 gene encoding uncharacterized protein LOC8262071, which codes for MFPATRFFTFKFSLPSCTFSTKTHMESPPRSLNCTVLNFASRSPPRKADANDTVDGSITLQEWQGWGTVSPVPAKVLEIVEDLKVLQRNIDTQMTFGGNGGKLQGEFKLHEDKKHRATYEALGDSEEKLQFFSARQIACRVLGSRGYLCQKCWLPLEEDCMCSKVKHSSLWPGLRFWLYMHPKDFLRQNNTGKLLWQVFGVQSAMLCLFGIPEHEEVMWNAFKHAGKDKVWCLYPNKNAITKSVQDAFGQRFSSDIECSPTVANEHKTLNFVLIDGTWSNSAAMFRRLKEQTKSVWGEEDLPCISLATGASMMHKLRPQPSYDRTCTAGAAIGLLSELQDLPELSSYGLDKQAEALEDSLDVLLEALTTRRLRMGRSITRKVRQQQYPSRACQL
- the LOC8262070 gene encoding GPI-anchored protein LLG1 translates to MACNYSSWFYLIFFFLVTELATSSSVISYDALSAHEHSGRTLLQVKKECNISFENLDYSVLTKNCKGPQYPVKPCCGALTEFACPYAETLNDRTNNCAETMFSYINLYGKYPPGLFANECRGDKDGLSCDDVKNSTSSGVQIGASQSLMLTAGFIGLYFQLF